One genomic segment of Thermovibrio guaymasensis includes these proteins:
- a CDS encoding NADH-quinone oxidoreductase subunit B family protein, with the protein MDLKKFRSKSPWLLHYNTGSCNGCDIEILACLAPKYDLERFGILNRGNPKQSDVLIVTGPVTKRARERLIRLYLEMPEPKVVVAVGACACTGGVFRHMYNVLNGVDKVIPVDVYVPGCAARPEAIIDGVVKALEILERKRKDFVPPKVCKNLEVKEPVNRKFFLEKCLGVKNGS; encoded by the coding sequence ATGGATCTAAAGAAGTTTAGGAGTAAGTCTCCCTGGCTCCTTCACTACAACACAGGAAGCTGTAACGGGTGTGACATTGAGATCCTTGCCTGTCTTGCTCCAAAGTATGACCTTGAGAGGTTCGGGATACTCAACAGGGGGAACCCGAAGCAGTCTGATGTCCTCATCGTTACCGGCCCTGTAACTAAGAGGGCGAGAGAAAGGTTGATTCGCCTCTACCTGGAGATGCCTGAACCGAAAGTGGTTGTTGCAGTTGGGGCCTGTGCCTGTACCGGCGGCGTCTTTAGGCACATGTATAACGTTTTAAACGGTGTTGATAAGGTGATTCCCGTTGACGTCTACGTTCCCGGCTGTGCTGCAAGGCCTGAGGCGATAATAGATGGAGTTGTTAAAGCCCTTGAAATCCTTGAGAGGAAGAGAAAAGATTTTGTTCCCCCGAAAGTCTGTAAGAACCTTGAAGTTAAGGAGCCGGTCAACAGGAAGTTCTTTTTGGAAAAATGTCTGGGGGTAAAGAATGGAAGTTGA
- a CDS encoding nickel-dependent hydrogenase large subunit: MGNRITIPFGSQHVALPEPIKFVFQTENERITSVEVDVGYVHRGIEKACQTKFKYTQVGYVVARVCGLCSISHTLAYVTAVERLMEVEVPKRALYLRLIVSELDRVHSHLLAMGHTAEVAGYENLFMQTFRYRETVMELLELLTGNRVQYDYACIGGVNRDVTPEVAKTLKERLKELKEKCLWIKDVFENDLTLKYRWKGVGVVTKEMAKEFNVVGPPARAAGLETDCRAEFNYLPFDEVGYKMVVRKGGDIYDRNLVRAYEVLNSIEMVENALDSLPQGEIKVPVKGLPDGESFVRVEAPRGELFYYVKGSKKLVLDRVRIRVPTFANIPVMKELFIGMDYSDVPATVISFDPCLSCTAR, encoded by the coding sequence ATGGGAAATAGGATAACAATTCCCTTTGGTAGTCAACACGTTGCTCTTCCAGAGCCTATAAAGTTCGTCTTTCAGACTGAGAACGAGAGGATTACTTCAGTTGAGGTTGACGTCGGTTATGTTCACAGGGGAATAGAGAAGGCCTGTCAGACCAAGTTTAAGTACACTCAGGTTGGATACGTTGTGGCGAGGGTTTGTGGACTGTGTTCTATTTCCCACACCCTTGCTTACGTTACGGCGGTTGAGAGGTTAATGGAAGTAGAGGTTCCAAAGAGGGCCCTTTACCTGAGGTTGATAGTTAGTGAGCTTGATAGGGTTCACTCTCACCTCCTTGCCATGGGGCACACGGCCGAGGTTGCAGGTTATGAAAACCTCTTTATGCAGACCTTCAGGTATAGAGAAACGGTTATGGAGCTCCTTGAACTTTTAACGGGAAACAGGGTTCAGTATGACTATGCCTGTATCGGTGGAGTGAACAGGGACGTAACCCCTGAGGTGGCCAAGACCCTTAAGGAGAGGTTGAAGGAGCTTAAGGAGAAGTGTCTGTGGATTAAAGATGTCTTTGAAAACGACCTTACCCTGAAGTACAGGTGGAAAGGTGTGGGGGTTGTTACAAAAGAAATGGCAAAGGAGTTTAACGTTGTCGGCCCTCCTGCAAGGGCTGCAGGCCTTGAAACCGACTGTAGGGCTGAGTTTAACTACCTACCTTTTGATGAGGTTGGCTACAAAATGGTAGTTCGGAAGGGGGGCGATATTTACGATAGGAACCTTGTCAGGGCATATGAGGTTCTAAACTCAATAGAGATGGTTGAAAACGCCCTTGACTCCCTCCCTCAGGGAGAGATAAAGGTTCCAGTTAAAGGCCTTCCCGATGGAGAGAGCTTTGTAAGGGTTGAGGCTCCAAGGGGGGAGCTCTTTTACTACGTAAAGGGTTCAAAGAAGTTGGTCCTAGATAGGGTGAGAATCAGAGTTCCCACCTTTGCAAATATCCCTGTTATGAAGGAGCTCTTTATCGGAATGGATTATTCAGACGTTCCGGCAACAGTTATCAGCTTTGACCCGTGTCTATCATGTACCGCAAGGTAG
- a CDS encoding epoxyqueuosine reductase QueH: MRVLLHICCGPCACYPIKVLKERGYEVVGLWYNPNIHPCTEFVKRMEAVKKLEEIEGIKVIYFDSYEPEKWFRAVAFREEKPVRCQICYSMRLEMAASVAKKGKFDAFTSTLFYSKYQKRELMVPLAENASKKFGVHFLDVDFREGWKEGIEVSKDYGLYRQQYCGCLYSEKERYCPKGKTKPDWILKQVVEEAERVVEHYGS, from the coding sequence GTGAGAGTTTTACTCCATATCTGCTGTGGGCCTTGTGCCTGCTATCCGATTAAGGTTTTAAAGGAAAGGGGTTATGAGGTTGTAGGCCTCTGGTATAACCCTAACATTCATCCCTGTACCGAGTTTGTAAAGAGAATGGAGGCTGTAAAGAAACTTGAAGAGATAGAGGGGATAAAAGTCATATACTTTGACTCTTATGAGCCGGAGAAATGGTTTAGGGCCGTAGCTTTTAGGGAAGAGAAGCCTGTAAGGTGCCAAATCTGTTACTCAATGCGCCTTGAGATGGCTGCTTCTGTTGCAAAGAAGGGTAAGTTTGACGCCTTTACATCTACCCTTTTCTACAGTAAGTATCAAAAGAGGGAGCTTATGGTTCCCCTTGCTGAGAATGCTTCAAAGAAGTTCGGTGTTCATTTCTTAGACGTTGACTTTCGGGAAGGTTGGAAAGAGGGAATAGAGGTTTCCAAGGATTACGGTCTCTACCGTCAGCAGTACTGCGGCTGCCTTTATTCGGAAAAGGAACGCTACTGTCCCAAAGGGAAAACTAAACCTGATTGGATTTTAAAGCAGGTAGTTGAAGAGGCTGAAAGGGTAGTTGAACACTACGGAAGTTAA
- a CDS encoding NADH-quinone oxidoreductase subunit C, with protein sequence MEVEEIKVPLRDVRKTIKEFYEEDKWHFITVNAVDLGGKVELKWFFSPYGEKERFKVVVSEVSYDEEIPTITYLIPSAWISEWELADLFGLNVEGAKTGLFLEPDSPKAPLRRG encoded by the coding sequence ATGGAAGTTGAGGAGATTAAAGTTCCTCTAAGGGACGTTAGGAAAACTATTAAGGAGTTTTACGAAGAGGATAAGTGGCACTTTATAACTGTTAACGCCGTTGACTTGGGCGGAAAGGTTGAACTAAAGTGGTTTTTCTCCCCTTACGGTGAAAAGGAACGCTTTAAGGTTGTTGTATCTGAGGTAAGCTACGACGAGGAGATTCCAACAATTACCTACCTAATTCCTTCAGCCTGGATTTCAGAGTGGGAGCTTGCAGACCTGTTTGGGCTTAACGTTGAAGGGGCGAAGACTGGTTTGTTCCTTGAGCCTGATAGTCCTAAGGCACCTTTAAGGAGAGGTTAG
- a CDS encoding methyltransferase domain-containing protein translates to MGTLPTQTVLVLLLSIQLKVSSTVSEIIFFSVMKERVKKSFSAAARKYGNRALLQKRAGKELLKRLNLIENPYPLLDVGCGDGSLTPKGALGLDIALGMVKEARKRWNLGVCADAEELPFKDSTFKCVISNFALQWTQIKRSFSEIGRVLRKGGFFVASIPVEGSLKTLFECWRETGSSLLLFKFPKEEEVFKGLKGNFELIEFERLNLKMEFKSSKEALKAVTEIGAKNPYGRGKRREVIKFLEIYSKNPVVEYRVFLFTAKKV, encoded by the coding sequence ATGGGAACTCTACCGACCCAAACGGTCCTTGTCCTTCTCCTCTCTATCCAGCTCAAGGTTTCCTCCACAGTTTCAGAAATTATATTCTTTAGCGTCATGAAGGAGAGAGTTAAAAAGAGCTTTTCAGCTGCCGCAAGGAAATACGGAAATAGAGCTCTACTTCAAAAGAGAGCCGGGAAGGAGCTCCTTAAAAGGCTTAACCTAATTGAAAACCCATACCCTCTGCTTGACGTCGGCTGTGGAGATGGAAGCCTTACTCCAAAGGGAGCTCTTGGCCTTGACATAGCCTTAGGGATGGTAAAGGAAGCAAGAAAGAGGTGGAATTTAGGCGTATGCGCAGACGCTGAGGAACTGCCCTTTAAAGACTCAACCTTTAAGTGTGTAATCTCAAACTTTGCCCTTCAATGGACTCAAATTAAAAGAAGCTTCTCTGAAATCGGAAGGGTTTTAAGAAAAGGAGGTTTCTTCGTTGCATCTATTCCAGTTGAAGGGAGTTTAAAAACGCTCTTTGAGTGCTGGAGGGAGACGGGGAGCTCCTTACTCCTCTTCAAATTCCCCAAAGAGGAGGAAGTCTTCAAAGGCCTAAAGGGAAATTTTGAGCTAATTGAATTTGAAAGACTGAACCTAAAAATGGAGTTTAAAAGCTCAAAAGAGGCCCTAAAAGCAGTAACAGAGATAGGGGCAAAGAACCCCTACGGAAGGGGAAAGAGAAGAGAGGTAATCAAGTTCCTTGAAATCTACAGTAAAAATCCGGTAGTAGAGTATAGAGTTTTCCTCTTTACAGCTAAGAAAGTTTAA
- the mdh gene encoding malate dehydrogenase: MEKKKITIVGAGNIGSTLALLLARRETADITLIDINEGVAKGKALDIMEASPILGFNSHVVGTGDYKDTANSDVVVITAGFPRKPGMSRDDLLFKNYEVVKSVCEQIKRYSPEAFVIVVTNPLDAMTYTALKVTGFPKERVMGMAGVLDSSRFAYFISEKTGISVENINAFVIGGHGDDMVPLRKFTTIAGMPVTNFLSKEELEEVIERTRFGGGEIVQLLRTGSAFYAPAASILDMVLAILWNKRKILSASVYLDGDVGEYYGASGLCVGVPIVLGKDGVEEIIKLDLSDEEWADWRKSVDSVRKLVEKLPL; encoded by the coding sequence TTGGAAAAGAAGAAAATAACTATAGTTGGGGCTGGTAATATCGGCTCTACTTTGGCTCTTCTCCTTGCTAGGAGGGAGACTGCAGACATTACCCTCATTGATATAAACGAGGGGGTTGCTAAAGGTAAGGCCCTTGACATAATGGAAGCCTCTCCTATCCTTGGCTTTAACTCCCACGTCGTTGGAACCGGCGACTATAAGGATACTGCCAACTCCGACGTTGTAGTGATTACGGCCGGCTTTCCTAGGAAGCCGGGAATGAGTAGAGATGACCTTCTCTTTAAGAACTATGAAGTTGTTAAGAGCGTTTGTGAGCAAATTAAGAGGTACTCCCCTGAGGCTTTCGTTATTGTAGTTACAAATCCCCTTGACGCTATGACCTATACTGCTCTTAAGGTGACTGGGTTTCCAAAAGAAAGGGTTATGGGAATGGCAGGGGTTCTTGATTCATCCAGGTTCGCTTACTTTATTTCCGAGAAGACGGGAATTTCGGTTGAGAACATTAACGCCTTCGTGATAGGGGGACACGGTGATGATATGGTTCCCCTCCGTAAGTTTACGACTATAGCAGGTATGCCTGTAACTAACTTCCTTTCCAAAGAAGAGCTTGAGGAAGTGATTGAGAGAACAAGATTTGGAGGAGGAGAGATAGTCCAGCTCTTAAGGACCGGAAGTGCTTTCTACGCTCCTGCAGCTTCAATTCTTGATATGGTCCTTGCAATTTTATGGAATAAGAGGAAAATACTCTCTGCAAGCGTTTACCTTGACGGGGATGTTGGGGAGTACTACGGGGCTTCTGGACTTTGTGTTGGAGTTCCGATAGTCCTTGGAAAGGATGGGGTTGAGGAAATAATAAAGCTTGACCTTTCAGATGAGGAGTGGGCAGACTGGAGAAAGTCCGTTGATTCGGTGAGGAAGTTAGTTGAGAAGTTACCCCTTTAA
- a CDS encoding dihydroneopterin aldolase, which produces MKVRSVFIEKMKVHVKCGVYKEERELGVQAEVSVKVTSDEFVDYQELHSLILRVSAQTFTYIEDFQDQLLDEIKNKWNPKKVMIKIAKISIPFQHSFERAGVELIWKREE; this is translated from the coding sequence GTGAAAGTAAGGAGCGTTTTTATAGAAAAAATGAAAGTTCACGTTAAGTGTGGAGTTTATAAGGAGGAGAGGGAACTTGGAGTGCAGGCTGAAGTTTCCGTTAAGGTAACCTCAGATGAGTTTGTGGATTATCAGGAGCTCCACTCCTTAATTCTGAGGGTTTCGGCTCAAACTTTCACTTACATTGAGGACTTTCAAGATCAACTTCTTGATGAAATTAAAAATAAATGGAATCCTAAAAAAGTTATGATAAAAATTGCTAAAATTAGTATTCCATTTCAACACAGTTTTGAAAGGGCGGGGGTGGAGCTGATATGGAAGAGAGAAGAATAG
- the ispG gene encoding flavodoxin-dependent (E)-4-hydroxy-3-methylbut-2-enyl-diphosphate synthase, with protein MSWIERRRTRTVWVGRVPIGSSHPIVVQSMTNTFTEDVPATVAQIKELERVGCEVVRVAVPSVEAARAISKIKEQISIPLIADIHFDHRLALLSIEEGADCIRINPGNIGAEWKVKEIVNLAKERGISIRVGVNAGSIPSELINKYGSPKPEALAEAALSYSKLLEDWGFTNVKFSLKGSDVKTTVLANKIFASQTDYPIHIGITEAGTFISGAVKSSVGVGILLYEGIGDTLRISLTTHPKEEVKIAYKILSALELRKRGVEVISCPTCGRCLVDVEGLAKEVEERLEHIDKPLKVAVMGCAVNGPGEARFADVGIAGAGNYFILFVKGKVVEKLRPEEALNRLVEEVERLAEER; from the coding sequence TTGAGCTGGATAGAGAGGAGAAGGACAAGGACCGTTTGGGTCGGTAGAGTTCCCATTGGAAGTTCCCATCCTATAGTTGTTCAGTCAATGACGAACACTTTTACTGAGGACGTTCCTGCAACTGTTGCCCAGATAAAGGAGCTTGAAAGGGTAGGTTGTGAGGTAGTCAGGGTTGCAGTTCCATCCGTTGAGGCAGCAAGGGCAATCTCAAAGATAAAGGAACAGATTTCAATTCCCCTCATAGCAGATATCCACTTTGACCATCGCCTTGCCCTTTTGTCAATTGAGGAAGGTGCGGACTGTATAAGGATAAATCCGGGAAATATTGGAGCTGAATGGAAGGTTAAGGAAATAGTTAACTTAGCTAAGGAGAGGGGAATTTCAATAAGAGTTGGAGTGAATGCAGGTTCAATTCCCTCTGAGTTAATTAATAAGTACGGCTCTCCTAAACCTGAAGCCCTTGCAGAGGCCGCTTTAAGTTACTCTAAACTCCTTGAGGATTGGGGATTTACGAACGTTAAGTTCTCCCTTAAAGGTTCAGACGTTAAGACAACGGTTCTTGCCAACAAGATTTTTGCGTCTCAGACCGATTACCCGATACATATTGGAATTACTGAGGCAGGAACTTTTATCTCCGGTGCAGTTAAATCCTCCGTTGGAGTTGGGATTCTCCTTTACGAAGGAATTGGAGATACTTTAAGGATTTCCCTTACTACCCATCCAAAGGAAGAGGTAAAGATAGCCTATAAGATACTCTCAGCCCTTGAGCTGAGGAAAAGAGGAGTTGAGGTGATTTCCTGCCCGACCTGTGGAAGGTGCTTGGTTGATGTTGAGGGGCTGGCAAAGGAAGTGGAGGAGAGGCTTGAGCATATAGATAAACCTTTAAAGGTTGCAGTTATGGGCTGTGCAGTTAACGGTCCGGGGGAGGCCAGGTTTGCAGACGTCGGGATAGCAGGAGCCGGAAACTACTTTATCCTATTTGTTAAAGGTAAAGTTGTTGAAAAGTTAAGACCTGAGGAGGCCTTAAACAGGTTGGTTGAAGAAGTTGAGAGGCTTGCGGAGGAAAGGTGA
- a CDS encoding 4Fe-4S binding protein — MKEMLIQTIKNLFSKPETVNYPAEPSPTPPGYRGLIVYDESLCIFCTKCEIVCPPGAIRFVYTDEGEKKYNYNPYLCIYCGECVRACPKAGVLVQVEETAPPEVSLPDWDSIEREADESKKRFLSRKKKSLNPSKKRTSQ, encoded by the coding sequence ATGAAGGAGATGTTAATCCAGACTATTAAAAACCTATTTAGCAAACCAGAAACTGTTAACTACCCTGCAGAGCCCTCCCCTACTCCTCCCGGTTATAGGGGGCTAATAGTTTACGATGAGAGCCTCTGTATCTTCTGCACTAAGTGTGAGATTGTTTGCCCTCCGGGGGCTATAAGGTTCGTTTATACTGATGAAGGGGAGAAGAAGTATAACTACAATCCATACCTGTGTATTTACTGTGGTGAGTGTGTAAGGGCCTGTCCAAAGGCGGGAGTTCTGGTTCAGGTTGAGGAGACTGCACCTCCTGAGGTTTCCCTTCCAGACTGGGACTCTATTGAAAGGGAGGCCGATGAGAGTAAGAAGCGCTTCCTTTCACGTAAGAAAAAGAGCTTAAACCCCTCTAAGAAGAGAACTTCTCAATGA
- a CDS encoding complex I subunit 1 family protein produces the protein MTLALVLTLLSPIIGGFVYGFERILRARMQGRVGPPLLQPFYDFFKLLEKRSLIVHSFHAFMGIMYLLGTWFSLYVLLSGGDILVAIFFHLLSLAFLVVGGFSVRSPYSIIGSMRELLHMVAYEPVFVLAAAGLYLVTGTFQVSEILHSDQLPILYVPLVFLSLLLALPSVLKKSPFDLSEAHQEIIGGPEIEYSGKYYEAVYTAKWIEYVYAFFFVFLFAGGKWWLGALLVLFSFFLVNLIDNVTARFNFRQMVAFHWYILIPLTVINLMLLALWRN, from the coding sequence ATGACTCTTGCTTTAGTCCTCACTCTCCTTTCTCCCATTATAGGCGGTTTCGTTTACGGTTTTGAGAGGATTTTAAGGGCAAGGATGCAGGGAAGGGTCGGTCCTCCACTCCTACAGCCCTTTTATGACTTCTTTAAGCTCTTAGAGAAGAGGAGTTTAATAGTTCACTCTTTCCACGCCTTTATGGGAATTATGTATCTACTTGGAACCTGGTTTTCCCTCTACGTTCTCCTTTCAGGCGGTGACATTCTGGTTGCTATATTCTTCCACCTATTGTCCCTTGCCTTCTTGGTTGTCGGAGGTTTCAGCGTTCGTTCTCCCTACTCCATCATCGGTTCAATGAGGGAGCTCCTCCATATGGTGGCCTACGAGCCGGTTTTCGTCCTTGCTGCTGCGGGGCTTTACCTTGTAACCGGTACCTTTCAGGTTTCTGAGATCCTTCACTCTGACCAACTTCCCATCCTTTATGTTCCGCTTGTCTTCCTGTCTCTCCTCTTGGCACTTCCATCTGTCTTGAAGAAATCTCCCTTTGACCTTTCGGAAGCTCACCAGGAGATAATAGGCGGACCTGAGATTGAGTACTCGGGTAAGTACTACGAGGCGGTTTATACTGCAAAGTGGATTGAGTACGTCTATGCTTTCTTCTTCGTCTTCCTATTTGCAGGTGGTAAGTGGTGGTTGGGAGCTCTCTTAGTTTTATTTTCCTTCTTTCTAGTTAACCTTATAGATAACGTTACTGCAAGGTTTAACTTCAGACAGATGGTTGCCTTTCACTGGTACATCCTAATTCCCCTTACAGTTATTAACCTTATGCTACTTGCCCTCTGGAGGAACTGA
- a CDS encoding GGDEF domain-containing protein — MEERRIECKVLKRIREKKELTPQELQFITKVAKEELKFLARNNIPLTPENYVLWFEIFCYIMENNLNLSDLEIIGLFKEKYPTSEKVESILVSVDPEEKEIIRKVSEKIVEEVNTLIETLETHNRNIEEKEASFKEIREKVSDNTVKELLGKILSELSDIKKQNEDLKSKLEEANAQINKLTSELEETRKEASTDFLTQVANRASFDRAISDLVNDFYKRNYPFVLLMIDIDHFKKINDTYGHQAGDFVLRELARLLKSQLRARDIIARYGGEEFAILLPGITFSQAIRVAERLRRTVEKHLFKYGDREIPVTVSIGVAPMREGLDETSLVEKADKALYLAKRSGRNQVKTDLDVELEE, encoded by the coding sequence ATGGAAGAGAGAAGAATAGAGTGTAAAGTTTTGAAGAGAATAAGGGAGAAGAAAGAGTTAACTCCCCAGGAGCTTCAGTTCATAACGAAAGTTGCAAAGGAAGAACTAAAGTTCTTAGCGAGGAACAACATTCCTCTTACTCCGGAAAACTACGTTCTTTGGTTTGAGATTTTCTGTTACATCATGGAAAACAATCTAAACCTTTCTGACCTTGAGATTATAGGGCTCTTTAAGGAGAAGTACCCAACAAGCGAGAAGGTTGAAAGTATACTGGTTTCTGTTGATCCAGAGGAGAAGGAGATAATAAGGAAAGTTTCTGAAAAGATAGTTGAAGAAGTTAATACGCTAATTGAGACCTTAGAAACTCACAACAGGAATATTGAGGAAAAAGAGGCCTCCTTTAAGGAAATAAGGGAAAAAGTTTCGGATAATACTGTAAAGGAGCTTCTCGGGAAAATTTTATCTGAGCTCTCGGATATAAAAAAGCAAAACGAAGACCTTAAAAGTAAACTTGAGGAGGCTAATGCCCAAATAAATAAGTTAACTAGCGAGCTGGAAGAGACGAGGAAAGAGGCTTCAACCGACTTCCTTACACAGGTTGCAAACCGTGCAAGTTTTGATAGGGCAATATCAGATTTAGTTAACGATTTTTACAAGAGGAACTACCCCTTTGTCCTTCTAATGATAGACATTGATCACTTTAAGAAGATAAACGATACTTATGGTCATCAGGCAGGAGACTTTGTCCTCCGTGAACTTGCAAGGCTCTTAAAGAGCCAGTTGAGGGCTAGGGATATTATTGCAAGGTACGGAGGGGAGGAGTTCGCAATTCTTCTTCCGGGAATTACTTTCAGTCAGGCTATTAGAGTGGCTGAGAGGCTGCGTAGGACTGTAGAGAAACACCTCTTTAAATACGGAGATAGAGAGATTCCGGTTACAGTTAGTATAGGTGTGGCTCCTATGAGGGAAGGGCTTGACGAGACTTCTCTGGTTGAAAAGGCCGATAAAGCCCTATACCTCGCCAAACGTTCAGGAAGGAATCAGGTAAAGACAGACCTTGATGTGGAGTTAGAAGAGTGA
- a CDS encoding fumarate hydratase, which produces MREVHVEKVKETVKRLCMEANYFLPKDVLNAFKEGKEKEVSQIGKNVFNILEENAKIASTEEIPYCQDTGFAVVFLEIGQDVRFVGGSLEEAVNRGVAEGYTEGYLRKSIVSDPLFDRKNTGDNTPAVIHYRIVPGDRVKITVAAKGGGSENMSRLAMLKPADGLEGVKKFILKTVSDAGPNPCPPIIVGVGIGGTFEKVAYLAKKALLRPIGHRNPDPRYARFEEELLEEVNKLGIGPSGFGGKVTALDVKIEWYPCHIASLPVAVNIQCHASRHKEAEI; this is translated from the coding sequence ATGAGGGAAGTTCACGTAGAAAAAGTTAAAGAAACTGTCAAAAGGCTATGTATGGAGGCTAACTACTTCCTTCCTAAAGATGTTTTAAACGCTTTTAAAGAGGGTAAAGAGAAAGAGGTTTCTCAGATTGGGAAAAACGTATTTAACATACTTGAGGAGAACGCAAAGATTGCTTCTACTGAGGAAATTCCCTACTGTCAGGATACCGGTTTTGCGGTAGTTTTCCTTGAGATTGGTCAGGACGTAAGGTTTGTAGGTGGGAGCCTTGAAGAGGCGGTGAATAGGGGAGTTGCTGAAGGTTATACTGAAGGTTACCTAAGGAAGTCAATCGTTTCAGACCCCCTCTTTGATAGGAAGAATACCGGTGATAACACTCCTGCAGTAATCCACTACAGGATAGTACCCGGTGATAGAGTTAAGATAACCGTTGCAGCCAAAGGTGGCGGAAGTGAGAATATGAGCCGCCTTGCAATGTTAAAGCCGGCTGATGGACTTGAAGGGGTTAAGAAGTTTATTCTGAAAACTGTTAGTGATGCAGGTCCCAATCCGTGTCCTCCTATAATTGTTGGAGTTGGGATTGGCGGGACTTTTGAAAAAGTCGCTTACCTTGCCAAAAAGGCCCTCTTGAGGCCTATAGGACACAGGAATCCAGATCCCCGTTACGCTAGGTTTGAAGAGGAGCTCCTTGAAGAAGTAAATAAGCTCGGCATAGGTCCTTCGGGATTTGGTGGGAAAGTTACTGCCCTTGATGTTAAGATTGAGTGGTACCCCTGCCATATAGCTTCCCTTCCTGTTGCTGTGAACATTCAGTGCCACGCTTCAAGGCATAAGGAGGCTGAGATTTAA